The Campylobacter sp. MIT 12-8780 genome has a window encoding:
- a CDS encoding alanine racemase, translating into MAFIRLDQKAYEHNLTLLAKKAGGFHRLICVFKNNAYGHGVKLLAPIAKSLGVNFIALKNQQEALELQGLFPRILILSHRPNGDERTDFIYALNDKEDLHKFKKGTSLHLVIDTGMHRNGISLDELEEVYQNACDLGLKVEGIFTHFAGADEYDSSFFVQKQKFQLAKEKAQKLNPNLLFHSHNSAALLRCKSLDEDELCRVGLAQFGYSEYNTNLQKVLSLYAQKLSSRVLQKGQSVGYGGRFSASKDIAISTYDLGYADGLFRFDGTGELKLANGEKLLGRMSMDSFSCKDLGDEVCVFNDARVWASFFHTIEYEILVKLSPLIPRILC; encoded by the coding sequence ATGGCTTTTATTAGGCTTGATCAAAAAGCTTACGAACATAATCTTACTTTGCTTGCTAAAAAGGCAGGTGGCTTTCATAGGTTGATTTGTGTCTTTAAAAATAATGCTTATGGGCATGGAGTGAAGCTTTTAGCTCCTATTGCAAAGTCCTTGGGAGTGAATTTTATCGCTCTTAAAAATCAACAAGAAGCTCTTGAGCTTCAAGGGCTTTTTCCTCGTATACTTATACTTTCTCATCGTCCAAACGGCGATGAAAGAACTGATTTTATCTATGCTTTGAATGATAAAGAAGATTTGCATAAATTTAAAAAAGGCACGAGCTTACATCTTGTGATTGATACGGGTATGCATAGAAACGGCATTAGTCTTGATGAGCTTGAAGAAGTGTATCAAAATGCGTGTGATTTGGGCTTGAAAGTAGAGGGCATTTTTACACATTTTGCAGGGGCTGATGAGTATGATTCAAGCTTTTTTGTACAAAAACAAAAATTTCAACTCGCTAAAGAAAAGGCGCAAAAACTTAACCCAAATTTGCTTTTTCATTCGCATAATTCCGCTGCTTTGCTTCGTTGCAAAAGTCTTGATGAAGATGAATTATGCCGTGTTGGTTTGGCTCAGTTTGGTTATAGTGAATACAACACAAATTTACAAAAAGTATTAAGCCTTTACGCACAAAAACTTAGCTCAAGAGTGCTTCAAAAAGGACAGAGTGTAGGTTATGGCGGACGTTTTAGTGCGAGTAAAGATATCGCTATAAGTACCTATGATTTGGGGTATGCAGATGGGCTTTTTCGCTTTGATGGCACAGGAGAATTAAAGTTAGCAAATGGAGAAAAGCTTTTAGGACGTATGTCAATGGATAGTTTCTCGTGCAAAGATTTGGGCGATGAAGTTTGTGTATTTAATGATGCTAGAGTGTGGGCGAGTTTTTTTCATACTATAGAGTATGAAATTCTTGTCAAACTTTCTCCTTTAATCCCAAGAATTTTATGCTAA
- a CDS encoding SLC13 family permease: protein MSKQMKIAIFVIDVILFACLLAFLPFDEKVNKGLAILVFVAILWLSEIIHVTVTAILIPILAVLTGLMSVEKSLVSFADSNIFLFFGGFALAATMHYQELDKVIAQRVLRLANGKFALSIFYIFSTTAFLSMWMSNTATAAMMLPLAIGMLSQIDATKERNTYVFVLLGVAYSASIGGIGTLVGTPPNAIVATQLNITFAQWLQYGIPMVVILMPLMIFVLYMTFKPKLDQRFSVDEELIPMDKNKYITLAIFIFIALCWVFSSYISPLFAALFDAKSIKNFDSIIAILAAVLVCASGVIDWKRVQKNTDWGVLLLFGGGITLSIILKDSGASKVMADGIVLLINGKNIFLIALIVGAFIVFLTEFTSNTASAALLVPLFISIADSLGVPALGLALIIAIGASCAFMLPVATPPNAIVYGTGHIKQQEMVKAGIRLNVLCSIIIAIAAYLFWL, encoded by the coding sequence ATGTCTAAACAAATGAAAATTGCTATTTTTGTAATTGATGTTATTTTATTTGCATGTTTGCTCGCCTTTTTACCCTTTGATGAAAAGGTAAATAAAGGCTTAGCTATACTTGTTTTTGTTGCTATTTTATGGCTTAGTGAGATTATCCATGTAACCGTAACAGCGATTTTAATCCCCATTTTAGCCGTTTTAACAGGACTTATGAGCGTGGAAAAGTCTTTAGTAAGCTTTGCTGATTCAAATATTTTTTTATTTTTTGGTGGCTTTGCTTTGGCTGCGACTATGCACTATCAAGAACTTGATAAGGTTATCGCTCAACGCGTTTTAAGACTTGCAAATGGCAAATTTGCACTTTCTATTTTTTATATATTTTCTACCACTGCCTTTTTATCAATGTGGATGAGTAATACCGCTACAGCAGCGATGATGCTTCCTCTTGCTATTGGTATGCTTTCACAAATTGACGCAACAAAAGAAAGAAATACTTATGTGTTTGTGCTTTTAGGAGTAGCGTATAGTGCAAGTATTGGTGGTATAGGCACGCTTGTTGGCACACCACCAAATGCGATAGTTGCTACTCAGCTTAATATTACTTTTGCCCAGTGGTTGCAATATGGCATTCCTATGGTTGTTATTTTAATGCCTTTGATGATTTTTGTGCTTTATATGACTTTTAAACCAAAGCTTGATCAACGTTTTAGCGTAGATGAAGAACTTATCCCTATGGATAAAAACAAATACATTACTCTAGCTATCTTTATCTTTATCGCTTTGTGCTGGGTATTTAGCTCATATATCTCGCCGCTTTTTGCTGCTCTTTTTGATGCAAAGAGTATTAAAAACTTTGATAGCATTATCGCTATACTTGCTGCTGTTTTAGTGTGTGCAAGTGGGGTGATTGATTGGAAGAGAGTGCAAAAAAACACTGATTGGGGTGTGCTTTTACTCTTTGGAGGTGGTATAACTTTAAGCATTATCTTAAAAGATAGCGGAGCAAGTAAAGTAATGGCTGATGGCATAGTCTTGCTTATCAATGGGAAAAATATCTTTTTAATCGCCTTAATCGTTGGTGCATTTATCGTATTTTTAACCGAATTTACCTCAAACACAGCTTCAGCAGCCTTGCTTGTGCCGCTTTTCATCTCTATAGCTGATTCTTTGGGTGTGCCTGCACTTGGACTTGCACTCATTATCGCCATAGGAGCAAGTTGTGCATTTATGCTTCCTGTTGCCACTCCGCCAAATGCCATAGTATATGGCACCGGACATATCAAACAACAAGAAATGGTAAAAGCTGGCATTCGCTTAAATGTGCTTTGCTCCATCATCATCGCCATAGCAGCATATTTGTTCTGGCTTTAA
- a CDS encoding LPP20 family lipoprotein encodes MKNTALTLFVALMITACVVAPRSTNSSNPLAPANLANPIGSSPATNQTTSTSSKDIIVQKVDKDDVRSIIQQEKMLALDNSENELSFSSVGEGIAPLNTVSSAQALALAKRAAVTDAYRQLASKLYGVKINGKDTVKDAMLGSSTITAQVNGLIKNASIIDESFNQGLYRVNMELKIDADKWKELFAY; translated from the coding sequence ATGAAGAATACCGCTTTAACGCTCTTTGTAGCTTTAATGATCACGGCTTGTGTTGTGGCTCCTAGATCCACCAATAGTAGCAATCCACTTGCTCCAGCAAATTTGGCAAATCCTATAGGATCAAGCCCTGCGACAAATCAAACAACAAGCACGAGCTCAAAAGATATTATCGTGCAAAAAGTTGATAAAGATGATGTCAGATCTATTATTCAGCAAGAAAAAATGCTGGCTTTGGATAACTCAGAAAATGAACTTAGCTTTAGCTCGGTAGGTGAGGGTATAGCTCCTTTAAATACTGTTTCATCAGCACAAGCTCTTGCGCTGGCTAAAAGAGCAGCTGTAACTGATGCATATCGTCAGCTTGCAAGCAAACTTTATGGTGTGAAAATCAATGGCAAAGATACCGTAAAAGATGCTATGCTTGGAAGTTCAACCATCACAGCTCAAGTAAATGGCTTGATTAAAAATGCAAGCATTATCGATGAAAGCTTTAATCAAGGGCTTTACAGAGTAAATATGGAACTGAAAATAGACGCTGATAAGTGGAAAGAATTATTTGCGTATTAG
- a CDS encoding ComF family protein, translating into MKCYNCGSFCLLGFCEHCLEELSELSLGVRKLDEDFKVYYFYKYSEIKHLLHSKHKFYGYFILNTLAKLSFAKFKVFFNFQSEEKITAIPLDDRVENSLYSHSALLARYVKSKNINVQFHTLHAQNTLKYSGKSLSFRQKNKRNYKLLKPINSSVILIDDIITSGSSLLEAKKVLQNHKIRVLFALVLANAKE; encoded by the coding sequence TTGAAATGCTATAACTGCGGCAGTTTTTGCTTGCTTGGCTTTTGTGAGCATTGCTTAGAAGAGCTAAGTGAGCTTAGTCTTGGGGTGAGAAAGCTTGATGAGGATTTTAAGGTGTATTATTTTTACAAATACAGCGAGATCAAGCATCTTTTGCACTCCAAGCATAAATTTTATGGCTATTTTATATTAAATACTTTAGCTAAGCTTTCTTTTGCTAAATTTAAAGTTTTTTTTAACTTTCAAAGCGAGGAAAAAATCACAGCCATTCCTCTTGATGATAGGGTTGAAAACTCTTTATATTCGCATTCTGCTTTGCTTGCAAGATATGTAAAAAGTAAAAATATCAACGTTCAATTTCATACCTTGCACGCTCAAAACACTTTAAAATATTCAGGAAAAAGTTTGAGTTTTCGTCAAAAAAATAAAAGAAATTACAAGCTTTTAAAGCCTATAAATTCAAGTGTTATCTTAATCGATGATATTATTACTTCAGGATCAAGCTTGCTTGAGGCTAAAAAAGTTTTGCAAAATCATAAAATTCGAGTGCTTTTTGCTTTAGTTTTAGCTAATGCAAAAGAATAA
- a CDS encoding disulfide bond formation protein B: MNLSNKNKSSQALWLWLFSISLLSLLYSHFFLQHYLFMQPCEQCVYVRFAFSVILCASVVGYFKLGWLKSVAYAFVFWAIFLGFKACLMLLHSYEAIKADNPFGINACSNTPHFPFKLALHELLPSLFAISGSCGFDAPRVSQDAQLSLVQEFFIGTLEHGFSDGLYSKGWYLLPSFEFINMATACMLIFGFFLLLSLYSFVRFALKEYKFGLLTFCLTISLIFLA, encoded by the coding sequence ATGAACTTATCAAACAAAAATAAATCAAGCCAAGCCTTATGGCTCTGGCTTTTTAGCATTAGTTTGCTTTCTTTGCTTTATTCTCACTTTTTTTTACAGCATTATCTTTTTATGCAGCCTTGCGAACAATGCGTGTATGTGCGTTTTGCCTTCAGTGTAATTTTATGTGCGAGTGTTGTGGGGTATTTTAAGCTTGGCTGGCTTAAAAGCGTGGCGTATGCTTTTGTTTTTTGGGCGATTTTTCTAGGATTTAAGGCATGCTTGATGCTTTTGCATAGCTATGAAGCCATAAAAGCGGATAATCCTTTTGGTATAAATGCTTGTTCTAATACACCTCATTTTCCCTTTAAGCTTGCCTTGCATGAGCTTTTGCCTAGTCTTTTTGCTATTAGTGGAAGTTGTGGTTTTGATGCTCCAAGAGTGAGCCAAGACGCTCAGCTTAGCTTGGTGCAAGAGTTTTTTATCGGCACTTTAGAACATGGTTTTAGTGATGGCTTATATAGCAAAGGCTGGTATTTACTACCTTCATTTGAATTTATCAATATGGCTACAGCTTGCATGCTTATCTTTGGCTTTTTTTTACTTCTTAGTTTGTATAGTTTTGTGCGTTTTGCACTCAAAGAATACAAATTTGGCTTGCTTACATTTTGTTTGACTATAAGCTTGATCTTTTTAGCATAA
- the gyrA gene encoding DNA gyrase subunit A yields the protein MKNIFDNDIQVVDIENSIKSSYLDYSMSVIIGRALPDARDGLKPVHRRILYAMNNDESKSRTTFVKSARIVGAVIGRYHPHGDTAVYDALVRMAQSFSMRYPSITGQGNFGSIDGDGAAAMRYTEAKMSNLAHELLQDIDKDTVDFVPNYDDSEKEPDVLPSRVPNLLLNGSSGIAVGMATNIPPHSLNELIDGLLYLIENKEASLEEIMTFIKGPDFPTAGIIYGKKGIIEAYKTGRGRVKVRAKTHIEKKANKDVIVIDELPYQTNKARLIEQIDELVKEKQIEGIAEVRDESDREGIRVVIELKRDAMSEIVLNNLFKSTTMESTFGIIMLAIHNKEPKIFSLIELLNLFLNHRKTVIIRRTIFELQKARARAHILEGLKIALDDIDRVIALIKASADNAVAKAGLMNEFGLSELQANAILDMKLGRLTGLEREKLENELKELMAEIAKLEGLLKSEEKLEELIKEELKEIKAKFNVPRITEIVEDYDDIDIEDLIPNENMVVTITHRGYIKRVPSKAYEKQKRGGKGKVAVTTYDDDFIESFFTANTHDTLMFVTDRGQLYWLKVYKIPEGSRTAKGKAVVNLINLQADEKIKAIIPTSDFNENKSLCFFTKNGLVKRTNLSEYQNIRSVGVRAINLDENDELVTAIIVERDENELFKTDLGEVSEENSAEILDESLSEETNETSDEKPGKMLFAVTKKGMCIKFKLAKVREIGRVARGVTAIKFKEKDDELVGAVFIENDEQEILSLSAKGIGKRTNAGEYRLTNRGGKGVICMKLTDKTKDLISVVIVDESMDLMALTSSGKMIRVDMQSIRKAGRNTSGVIVVNVENDEVLSIAKCPKEEGNDEGESENADLLE from the coding sequence ATGAAGAACATTTTTGACAATGACATTCAGGTTGTGGATATTGAAAACTCCATAAAATCAAGCTATTTAGATTATTCTATGAGCGTTATTATAGGACGTGCTTTGCCAGATGCAAGGGACGGACTTAAGCCTGTGCATAGACGTATATTATATGCGATGAATAATGATGAAAGCAAAAGTCGCACTACCTTTGTAAAATCTGCTCGTATAGTTGGTGCTGTGATAGGACGCTATCATCCGCATGGTGATACGGCTGTGTATGACGCGCTTGTGCGTATGGCTCAAAGCTTTTCTATGCGTTATCCAAGCATCACAGGGCAGGGTAATTTTGGCTCTATTGATGGTGATGGAGCTGCGGCTATGCGTTATACAGAAGCAAAGATGAGTAATCTTGCACACGAGCTTTTACAAGATATTGATAAAGACACGGTTGATTTTGTGCCAAATTATGATGATTCAGAAAAAGAACCAGATGTCTTACCTTCTCGTGTGCCAAATTTACTTTTAAATGGCTCAAGTGGTATAGCTGTAGGTATGGCAACAAATATACCACCTCACAGCCTAAATGAGCTTATCGATGGGCTTTTATATTTGATTGAAAACAAAGAAGCAAGCCTCGAAGAAATCATGACTTTTATCAAAGGACCAGATTTTCCAACTGCTGGTATTATTTATGGTAAAAAAGGCATTATAGAAGCTTATAAAACAGGGCGCGGCAGGGTAAAGGTGCGTGCAAAAACGCATATAGAAAAAAAAGCAAATAAAGATGTTATCGTCATTGATGAACTGCCTTATCAAACGAATAAAGCTCGCCTTATAGAACAAATCGATGAGCTTGTAAAAGAAAAACAAATCGAGGGCATAGCTGAGGTAAGAGATGAAAGCGATAGAGAAGGCATTCGCGTAGTTATCGAGCTTAAAAGAGACGCGATGAGTGAGATAGTGCTTAATAATCTTTTTAAATCCACCACTATGGAAAGCACTTTTGGTATCATCATGCTTGCCATACACAATAAAGAACCAAAGATTTTTTCACTCATTGAGCTTTTGAATTTATTTTTAAATCACAGAAAAACAGTTATCATACGCAGAACTATTTTTGAACTTCAAAAAGCAAGAGCAAGGGCTCATATCTTAGAAGGGCTTAAAATCGCTCTTGATGATATAGATAGAGTTATCGCTTTAATCAAAGCAAGTGCTGATAATGCTGTGGCTAAAGCAGGACTTATGAATGAGTTTGGCTTGAGTGAATTGCAAGCTAATGCCATTTTAGATATGAAATTAGGACGTTTAACAGGGCTTGAAAGAGAAAAACTTGAAAACGAACTTAAAGAGCTTATGGCTGAGATCGCTAAGCTTGAAGGCTTGCTTAAGAGTGAAGAAAAGCTTGAAGAGCTTATCAAAGAAGAGCTTAAGGAGATTAAGGCTAAATTCAATGTGCCTCGTATAACTGAAATCGTAGAGGATTATGATGATATAGATATAGAGGATTTAATCCCAAATGAAAATATGGTCGTAACTATCACGCATAGAGGCTATATCAAAAGAGTGCCAAGTAAAGCTTATGAAAAGCAAAAAAGAGGCGGCAAAGGTAAAGTCGCAGTAACAACTTATGATGATGATTTTATAGAAAGCTTTTTTACCGCAAATACTCATGATACTTTGATGTTTGTAACAGATCGCGGGCAGCTTTACTGGCTAAAAGTCTATAAAATCCCAGAAGGCAGCCGCACCGCAAAAGGCAAAGCTGTGGTAAATTTGATCAATTTGCAAGCTGATGAAAAGATCAAAGCCATCATACCAACTAGTGATTTTAATGAAAATAAATCCTTATGTTTCTTTACTAAAAACGGACTTGTTAAACGCACAAATTTAAGCGAATACCAAAATATAAGAAGTGTTGGAGTAAGAGCGATAAATCTTGATGAAAACGATGAATTAGTAACTGCTATCATTGTTGAACGTGATGAAAATGAGCTTTTCAAAACTGATTTAGGCGAAGTAAGTGAAGAAAATTCAGCTGAAATTTTAGATGAGAGCTTAAGTGAAGAAACAAATGAAACAAGTGATGAAAAGCCGGGCAAAATGCTCTTTGCAGTCACTAAAAAGGGTATGTGTATTAAATTTAAACTTGCAAAGGTGCGTGAAATTGGACGCGTTGCTAGAGGCGTAACGGCGATTAAATTTAAAGAAAAAGATGATGAGCTTGTTGGAGCTGTTTTCATAGAAAATGACGAGCAAGAAATTTTAAGCTTAAGTGCTAAGGGTATAGGCAAAAGGACTAATGCTGGTGAATACCGCCTTACAAATCGTGGCGGAAAAGGCGTCATTTGTATGAAGCTTACTGATAAAACTAAGGATTTAATCAGCGTTGTCATCGTTGATGAAAGTATGGATTTAATGGCTCTTACAAGCTCTGGTAAGATGATAAGAGTTGATATGCAAAGCATACGCAAAGCTGGACGCAATACAAGCGGAGTTATAGTCGTAAATGTTGAAAATGATGAGGTTTTAAGTATAGCTAAATGTCCTAAAGAAGAAGGTAATGATGAGGGCGAAAGTGAAAATGCTGACTTGCTTGAATAA
- the mapA gene encoding outer membrane lipoprotein MapA — MFKVFVFSALALFFIACAPAQTTLQKASDLSKQQPCYRCDTAQGFEAKIKGLLYISDIGLQCCADKRTLDPSSALKKVYFHRIDDLSEEKKLFFAGNDRYFINEQFNVAFYVFLKQELEARGIIVVEGINNSPYVLRLDLSFIDFNSKLDATGLHSNISGRLTLKNINMNKQFVVRTKQDVMGFSDAREISFYTFLLIKQMANKTAELISAF, encoded by the coding sequence ATGTTTAAAGTGTTTGTATTTTCAGCATTAGCCTTATTTTTCATAGCGTGTGCTCCAGCTCAAACTACGCTTCAAAAGGCAAGTGATTTATCAAAACAACAGCCTTGCTATCGTTGTGATACTGCTCAAGGTTTCGAAGCAAAGATTAAAGGTTTGCTTTATATCAGCGATATAGGGCTTCAGTGTTGTGCGGACAAACGCACCCTTGATCCAAGCTCGGCTTTAAAAAAGGTATATTTTCATAGAATCGATGATCTAAGTGAAGAAAAAAAGCTTTTTTTTGCTGGCAATGATAGATATTTTATCAACGAGCAGTTTAATGTCGCTTTTTATGTTTTCTTAAAGCAAGAGCTTGAAGCAAGAGGCATTATCGTTGTTGAGGGGATCAATAACTCGCCTTATGTGTTAAGGCTTGATCTTTCTTTTATCGACTTTAATTCAAAGCTTGATGCTACAGGGCTTCACTCAAATATATCAGGAAGGCTAACCTTAAAAAATATCAATATGAATAAGCAGTTTGTAGTTCGCACAAAGCAAGATGTAATGGGCTTTAGCGACGCAAGAGAAATTTCATTTTATACCTTTTTGCTGATTAAGCAAATGGCAAACAAAACTGCCGAGCTTATCTCTGCATTTTGA
- a CDS encoding glycosyltransferase, protein MLGGGLCVKFISFTQQDFLAKLRFYTPTLSFSFKQFFIKRWTHMAFARFEALNLLDECKNIVYLDFDCLILKDISELFKLRLPLAADRGLNTFKDENLKEYFIFRTPILSFNDRLKNPKKLYEHFYKIIAKHHEAEDFNDQVAFSMLIHKNKLKVKMLNKNKYSGQIFYRASRNSSIIHAYGSKNRFWNNALCKKTWPLWWQYYEKWLKLGGSAYTGGIVALNTQSKERFRFHLSYKLGYAVIRLHRSFFGWLQMPFVSFVLLYILFQHKKERKIYEQELQQNANAKLPKLSEYEDFEQGLKETQTKSYKIGQRLIKIFQFSF, encoded by the coding sequence CTGCTGGGGGGGGGGCTTTGCGTTAAGTTTATATCATTTACTCAACAAGATTTTTTAGCAAAACTTCGTTTTTATACCCCAACACTTTCTTTTAGCTTTAAACAATTTTTTATCAAACGTTGGACTCATATGGCTTTTGCTAGATTTGAAGCCTTAAATTTACTTGATGAATGTAAAAACATAGTCTATCTTGACTTTGATTGTTTAATACTTAAAGATATTAGTGAGCTTTTCAAGCTTAGATTGCCACTTGCAGCAGATAGAGGATTAAATACCTTTAAAGATGAAAATTTAAAAGAGTATTTTATCTTTCGCACTCCTATTTTAAGCTTTAATGATAGGCTTAAAAATCCTAAAAAGCTTTACGAACATTTTTATAAAATCATCGCCAAACATCATGAAGCAGAGGATTTTAACGATCAAGTTGCCTTTTCTATGCTTATACACAAAAACAAACTTAAGGTTAAAATGCTAAATAAAAACAAATATTCAGGGCAGATTTTTTACAGAGCAAGCAGAAACTCATCTATCATTCATGCCTATGGGAGTAAAAACCGCTTTTGGAATAATGCCTTATGTAAAAAAACTTGGCCTTTGTGGTGGCAGTATTATGAGAAATGGCTTAAACTTGGTGGAAGTGCTTATACTGGCGGTATTGTCGCTTTGAATACCCAAAGTAAAGAAAGATTTCGTTTTCATCTTTCTTATAAGCTTGGTTACGCAGTTATAAGGCTTCACAGAAGCTTTTTTGGCTGGCTTCAAATGCCTTTTGTGTCTTTTGTGCTTTTATACATACTTTTTCAACATAAAAAAGAGCGAAAAATTTACGAGCAAGAACTTCAACAAAATGCAAATGCAAAGCTGCCTAAACTAAGTGAATATGAGGATTTTGAACAAGGCTTAAAAGAAACGCAAACAAAGTCTTATAAAATAGGACAAAGGCTCATAAAAATCTTTCAATTTAGTTTTTGA
- a CDS encoding AEC family transporter yields the protein MLIFNPLFTILALLMGGYVAKRLGVLKAKQSRAFLDFTITFALPCLIFDRSYHLNFDLSLIFYIGLGLFSCILAGLLCVLLGFWFKFSKVTLVSMFLLASFGNTLFIGIPIISTFYKEEQFIGEIILYDALATALPMALFAPFIIALASDEKVSFTQNLKKVFLFPPFIALALGFCLKIMPLPSFIFEPIRIFGNAATPVALFAIGLGLGFNSIKSSIKSTLLVLSAKMLFAPLIFICLALVFDLEFKPSLIVAIFESAMPTMTLAGILIIKAKLDSNLAISTLAFGVIFAFLSMPFLLFIFAYLGVKI from the coding sequence GTGCTAATTTTTAATCCATTATTTACTATACTTGCGCTACTTATGGGTGGCTATGTTGCTAAACGTTTGGGTGTGCTTAAAGCAAAGCAATCTCGGGCTTTTTTGGATTTTACTATTACTTTTGCTTTGCCTTGTTTAATATTTGATAGATCTTATCATTTGAATTTTGATCTTTCTTTGATCTTTTATATAGGTTTGGGACTTTTTTCTTGTATCTTGGCTGGTTTATTGTGTGTTTTGCTAGGCTTTTGGTTTAAATTTTCAAAAGTAACCTTGGTGAGTATGTTTTTGCTTGCTTCTTTTGGAAATACTTTATTTATAGGAATTCCTATCATTTCAACCTTTTATAAAGAAGAACAATTTATAGGCGAGATTATACTTTATGATGCCTTGGCTACTGCCCTACCTATGGCACTTTTTGCACCTTTTATCATTGCGCTAGCAAGTGATGAAAAAGTGAGTTTTACACAAAATTTAAAAAAAGTCTTTCTTTTTCCACCTTTTATCGCTTTAGCACTTGGCTTTTGCCTCAAAATTATGCCTTTGCCAAGTTTTATTTTTGAGCCTATTAGGATTTTTGGCAATGCTGCTACGCCTGTAGCTTTATTTGCCATAGGTTTGGGGCTGGGTTTTAACTCGATTAAATCAAGTATCAAAAGCACACTTTTAGTGTTGAGCGCGAAAATGCTTTTTGCTCCATTGATTTTTATATGCTTAGCTCTTGTGTTTGATTTGGAATTTAAGCCTTCTTTAATCGTTGCGATCTTTGAATCAGCTATGCCGACGATGACTTTAGCTGGTATTTTGATCATTAAAGCCAAGCTTGATAGTAATCTAGCTATTAGCACGCTTGCTTTTGGTGTGATTTTTGCTTTTCTTTCTATGCCATTTTTACTTTTTATTTTTGCATATTTGGGTGTAAAAATATAG
- a CDS encoding thiol:disulfide interchange protein DsbA/DsbL: MKKFKALLLVAFMTLNAFALSEGKEYEVLKTPIANEQNSVIEVFSFSCIACYTHHKFNTLAKIKEKLPNLNTKLYPVKGGQFGEEFAQLYAYALAKDTTNKKNILAHDSLTHKLSDAYYTALFERKQNYANSASFSELGLKTLGISKAELERFLASAEGQKVYNDFDKSYGALSQYGGTPTFIVGGKYIIKMAEIKGLDELIKVVDELIKQK; the protein is encoded by the coding sequence ATGAAAAAATTCAAAGCTCTTTTACTTGTGGCATTTATGACACTAAATGCTTTTGCTTTAAGTGAAGGTAAAGAATATGAAGTGTTAAAAACTCCCATTGCCAATGAGCAAAACTCTGTCATAGAAGTGTTTAGCTTCTCTTGTATAGCCTGCTACACACACCACAAATTCAACACTCTAGCTAAGATAAAAGAAAAATTACCAAATTTAAACACCAAGCTTTATCCTGTAAAAGGCGGTCAGTTTGGCGAGGAATTTGCCCAACTTTACGCCTATGCACTTGCAAAGGATACTACAAATAAAAAAAATATTCTTGCTCATGACAGCCTCACCCACAAACTTAGTGATGCGTATTATACTGCTCTTTTTGAAAGAAAGCAAAACTACGCAAACTCAGCGAGTTTTAGCGAGCTTGGACTTAAAACACTTGGCATTTCAAAGGCTGAATTAGAGCGATTCTTAGCAAGCGCTGAAGGACAAAAAGTCTATAATGATTTTGATAAAAGTTATGGAGCATTAAGTCAATACGGCGGCACACCAACCTTTATCGTTGGTGGCAAGTATATCATCAAAATGGCGGAGATTAAAGGTTTAGATGAACTGATCAAGGTTGTTGATGAACTTATCAAACAAAAATAA